The Pseudomonadota bacterium DNA window TGATACCAGGCAGCAAAAAAATCTTCCGGCAAAAACTTGTCCTGCAAACCATATTCGATCTTGCGCCCGAGCCGCAACAAAGTCTTCACAACACTTGCGGCCTCATCAAGAAAGGCGGTGACGCTTGCGGCCAGATCCGTCCGCCAGAAAACATGGTTCCGTTCCCGAGCGGTAATCCGCAACTTAAACGATCCTTCTAAATCTCCCCCTTCTATGGCCTCGAAAGCCTCTTTCAGAAGATCGCGCCAGGTTGCAAAATAATCGTGCAAATCATGACTGAACATCAAGACGGCGGGCTCGGCCTCAGTTTCGAGCAAGGCGGTCAAGGCAGCATACAACTCAAGCTCCAGTTCCATCCGGCGCCGGTCCGCAAGCCTTTTCCCGGAAGACGACAGCCCCTGACCAAGATGGCGGCGCAGGCGCCGCAGCAAACCCAGTTCGCGCCGCTGCCGATGAGCCAGGCGGTTAAGCTGCATCAGCAGCCCGATTTCAGAGATATTTTCTCCCAGATAACCGGTGGCCGCGTCCTCAAGATGATGGGCCTCGTCCATGATCAAAGCCTCGTAACGCGGCAGGATTCCTACCCCCTCCGGCAGTTGCAGATCGGCCATCAAAAGATGGTGATTGACCACGAGAAGCTGAGCCTGGGCCGCCTGCCGCCTGGCATTGTAAAAAAAACAGTTGGGAAACTCGGGACAGCGTGAAACGGGACAGGCATCCGCCTCGCTGGCAACCAGCTCCCAGGCCTCCGCACTGGGCAAACCAGGAAAATCGGCCCGGCTGCCACCTATGGTAGTCTGCCCCCACCTCACCAGGGCTTTGAGCTCATCATCCTGCGGTTCTTTCAGCTCCGCGATTTCCCGCGCCAGTTCCTGAAGCCGTCGCCGGCAAAGATAATTCGCCCGGCCTTTGACCAGGACGGCTTTGACCGGTAGGGCAAGGTCCCGAATCAACACCGGCAAATCCTTATCCAGCAGTTGTTCCTGAAGATTGATTGTATTGGTCGAAATAACGACTCGCTGCTGCCTGCGAATAGCCCAGAGCGCCGCCGGAATCAGATAGGCCAGGCTTTTTCCAACTCCGGTTCCCGCTTCCGCAAGCAAAAAACCGTGATCGTTAAATACCTGCAGAACTTCTCGGGCCAATTCGGCCTGCTCCGCCCGAAATTCATAACCGGGCAGATTGACGGCCAGTTCCCCCGCGGGGGAAAAATACCTTTCCACCAAGTCAGGCGACAGCGCTTCTCCTGCGGAGTTGACCATCGGTTCGACGACCCCGTAAATCAGACTTACCGTATTATCAACGATCAGGAATGCAATATCATCTGCCGCCAGAAGTGACGCCACGCGAAGGTCGGCGTCCGAAGGAGAGAGATTACCGGAAGGATGGTTGTGAATGACGGCCTCACCGGGCCGCAGACTGCGGGACAAAGCCGGAGTCATATCCTGATTGCCGCGCGCCAAGACTCTTGCTTCAACTACTTTCGCGGAAATCAGGCGTGCCTGAAAAAAAACCTCATTGCCCCCAGCCAACTCGATCTCACGACGCATGAAAGTGATAACTTCTGGCTGCAGACAGGAGGCCGCGTCGCGACCGCTTGGTCGTGATAACCGAGCTGACTGAGTCCCCGCCGAGAAAGGCTGCCTTAAATATACCATCGGCCGCCCCCTAACGCTGCCCGAAAATCGGGTTGTCTCATTTCCAGGTAAATCGGCCGCAGACGACTACATTTCGACAAGGATGAATTTTTCAGATATAAATCAGCGCGAATTAAATTAAAAACCGCCTTCGTAACGATCCCGGTTTACGGGTTTACGATACCTCATAAGATACTCGAAAATCATCAAAACCAGCATCAGGTTCAGACCAGTAGCTTTCCAGCCCCACCACGCGAGCCCCAGGCGGGCCCTGAGCGCACCAGATCAAAAAGCCCTGCAATGCGGACCCCGAGCCCTCAGCCACGATCTCAACCTTGCCGTCCACACGGTTCCAGACCCGGCCGGAAAGACCCAGTTGCTGAGCCCGGCTGCAGGCCGAAGCCCGATACCAGACGCCCTGAACCTGACCGCTGACCACAACCCGCAGCTGTTTCCTTTTAACGTCAGACATGCCTACGAATCACGTTTGCAAAAGCCAAACCGGCTCAAAAAATCCCGGCCCGAGGTTTGCTGGTTTTATTCCCCTTCAACCTTCACGGCCCAGGCCGGACGCGTGTCTCTGCGAGACACTTCTATGTCCACCACAGCCCCCAGGTTTCGGGTGGCTTACATTCGAAGCCGTTTTCGAAGCCGTTGCGGTGTCATCCGGTTTTTTGCGAGGTTCAAGAGTGGTTACAAGTTTATCAGATTTAAACTTTTTTGCTGAGCAAAGCAAAATCCTGATCAAGTTCATAAAGTAGGGGCTGAGCGGTGCCCACTTCAACCTGCTCGATTTTATCCGCATCAAGCTTTTCAATCATCATGACCAAGGAACGCAGAACATTTCCATGCGCCACCAGCAGAACATTCC harbors:
- a CDS encoding helicase; translated protein: MVYLRQPFSAGTQSARLSRPSGRDAASCLQPEVITFMRREIELAGGNEVFFQARLISAKVVEARVLARGNQDMTPALSRSLRPGEAVIHNHPSGNLSPSDADLRVASLLAADDIAFLIVDNTVSLIYGVVEPMVNSAGEALSPDLVERYFSPAGELAVNLPGYEFRAEQAELAREVLQVFNDHGFLLAEAGTGVGKSLAYLIPAALWAIRRQQRVVISTNTINLQEQLLDKDLPVLIRDLALPVKAVLVKGRANYLCRRRLQELAREIAELKEPQDDELKALVRWGQTTIGGSRADFPGLPSAEAWELVASEADACPVSRCPEFPNCFFYNARRQAAQAQLLVVNHHLLMADLQLPEGVGILPRYEALIMDEAHHLEDAATGYLGENISEIGLLMQLNRLAHRQRRELGLLRRLRRHLGQGLSSSGKRLADRRRMELELELYAALTALLETEAEPAVLMFSHDLHDYFATWRDLLKEAFEAIEGGDLEGSFKLRITARERNHVFWRTDLAASVTAFLDEAASVVKTLLRLGRKIEYGLQDKFLPEDFFAAWYQEFLVALNRFRSQVDFISGFFLKTEVEAGTIAWVEVSSGRRRNCRLVLAPLEVGSLLEKLLYQRLNCMIMVSATLAVDRSFAFFTGRVGLAERSRKGFLQTMILASPFDYRRHALIAVPNDLPLPNEKSYVPALSLFLDTLIARLGGRTMVLFTSYRTMREVAYGCRDSLLRRGVRMLLQGEGQRQWLLNELKNNSGTVLFATDSFWEGVDVKGRALECLVVVRLPFKVPTEPVLAARLEYVAACGGNPFYDYTLPQTALKLKQGVGRLIRSRKDRGVIVICDRRLVEKSYGSRLLAVLPEAEFQIMSGGELVSRAAAFISQD
- a CDS encoding acylphosphatase, producing MSDVKRKQLRVVVSGQVQGVWYRASACSRAQQLGLSGRVWNRVDGKVEIVAEGSGSALQGFLIWCAQGPPGARVVGLESYWSEPDAGFDDFRVSYEVS